TCGTGAGAAGCAGGAACTTTTTTGCATCTAATGCCATAAGTTATATCGGGGTAGAAAATCAGAAAAAATTCGAACTTCCTTTAGGTGGAGTTGTTGAATATAAGATTTACTCCGAAGGAGAGATTTCAGTAGAAGCTGATTATTCCGGATTCATGAAATTTTATTGTAATTTAAATGTAAAAAGAGGAAAGGAATATTTTGTATTACTGGATTCGAAACAATTCCACCAGGTAGAAGAAGAAAAGGTCGCTAAATTTTTAAAAGTTCCTTCCAGCTTTGAAACAAGAGAAGAGGAAATTGATTCCAGGGAGGTTATTAATGTAACACCAAAAGAAGAAAAGACATCATCACCGGGGCAAGGAACATGTTTCCTGGTGAGTTCTGAAGGATATTTCGTTACAAATTATCACTGTATTGAAAATGCAAAGGGCATTACGATCAGAGGTATTGGCAATAATCCTTTAGCAAAGCACAATGCTGTGGTAATCGCATCTGATGTTTCCAATGATCTGGCTTTAATAAAGATAAACAATCCTGATCTGAAATTTCCGGACCCCCCTTTTTCAATTCGGAAAGAAAGATTGTTACTGGCCGAAAAATATTATGCATTGGGATTCTTCGGATCGGGCTTGTCAGAGAAAGGAATGAATATTTCCGAGGGAATCATCAGTTCAAAAACAGGATTGAATAACGATGTGAGTATATTTTTAGTTTCCCAGGCATTAGATCCCGGAACCAGTGGTGGACCGATTATAGATGAAAATGGTAATTTGATTGGTGTTGTTTATTCAAAAATAAACGGAGAATGGTTTGGAATTAAAGCAGATTATTTAGAAACTTTTTTAAAGAATGTGGAAGGGTTCGTATTACCTGTCTATAAGAATGAATTAAAGGACATGCCATTGCCACAAAAGGTTGAGACTTTGAAAAAGATAGTTTTTGCTTTGGAAGTAAGCTAATATCAACTTCAAAATAATTACTACATTTCAGCGGTAAAAAGAAACTATTCACATACAAAAAACCGCTATGAAACTATCCGCTAGTTGGCTCAACAGGGTAGAGGGAATCGGACTGATCCTGATCCTCTTCTCTTTCTTCGTACAAATTTTCCAGAACAACACGGAAGAATCTTTCCGGGAATCACAGAATTACCACATCAATAAAAAGCTTGATCATATCTGGGCTTTAATAGAGAATAAGTATGCCGAAGAACATCCCGAAAAGAAATTAAAACCCTTGATCCGGCTGAAATCACTGGACCACGATTGGGAATTGTATTCCACCCAGGCGAAGGAAATGAAGGCTTGGGAAGACCAGATAGACTTCTTCGCAGATATCAGTACCTGGATTTTTGTACTGGGAACGATCCTGGCTATTTTGCCCAAATTCATCCCGGAGAAAACAGAATGAGAAAGTGGTTGAATGCTTACGCTGAGGCTACAGCAAAGGAGCAGCGAAGTCGAAACCACCTTTATTGCTAATTTAGTTATCATAAAATCATACTAAACCATGAACATACAGGCATTCAAAGAAAACCTCGGAGTGAGTGATCTTCCGGAAGCATTGGAAAAACTCATTCAGTTTCAAAACGAGCATTCCGGTTTTGAAGAATATGCACAAGGTTTCGGAGTGTTGATTGACGACAAGTCGGGAATCAAGAGCTGGAGCGAAGACGAAGCTTTCCTGGAACGTGTGCATCCTTTCGCCCAGGCAAATGGTTCGGGTTCGATCTATGCTTTGTGGGATAAAGATGCTTCCGGTAATCTGGACGGCCTCCCGGTTGTTGTTTTCGGTGATGAAGGAGGAGTTCATGTAGTTGCATCCAACATCCTGGAATTGATGCAGATGCTGTTATTCGATTCGGAGATTTCCGTCGATTT
The window above is part of the Fluviicola sp. genome. Proteins encoded here:
- a CDS encoding serine protease, yielding MNKSILIILIILLNAVAFGQNQSYSKIYFVRSRNFFASNAISYIGVENQKKFELPLGGVVEYKIYSEGEISVEADYSGFMKFYCNLNVKRGKEYFVLLDSKQFHQVEEEKVAKFLKVPSSFETREEEIDSREVINVTPKEEKTSSPGQGTCFLVSSEGYFVTNYHCIENAKGITIRGIGNNPLAKHNAVVIASDVSNDLALIKINNPDLKFPDPPFSIRKERLLLAEKYYALGFFGSGLSEKGMNISEGIISSKTGLNNDVSIFLVSQALDPGTSGGPIIDENGNLIGVVYSKINGEWFGIKADYLETFLKNVEGFVLPVYKNELKDMPLPQKVETLKKIVFALEVS